The Pyxidicoccus sp. MSG2 DNA segment GTTCCTGCCGCTGGCCTCGAAGCAGCCCCTCATCACCGACACCTCCGCGCGCCTCAAGGGGCTCGCCTCGGTGAAGGACACCTTCATCGTCTGCGGCCCGCTGCACGCGAAGGCCGCCGCGAAGCTGGTGAAGGGCCTGCCGAAGGCGAACCTCCTGGTGGAGCCGGTGGCGCGCAACACCGCCCCCGCCGTGGCCCTGGCCGCCGTGCAGGTGGCCGCGCGCAACCCGAAGGGCGTCATGGTGGTGCTGCCCTCCGACCACCACGTGGCGGACGTGCCCGGCTTCAAGCGCACCCTGGCCGAGGCCGCGAAGCTCGCCGAGGCGGGCCACATCGTCACGCTGGGCATCAAGCCCGCGCACCCGGAGACGGGCTATGGCTACATCCAGGTGGGTGAGGCCCTGGAGGGCGGCGGCCGCAAGGTGCAGGCCTTCAAGGAGAAGCCCGACCTGGAGACGGCGAAGGGCTACCTCGCGTCCGGTGACTACCTGTGGAACGGCGGCATCTTCCTCTTCCGCGCGGACGTCATCCTCGAGGCCTTCGCGAAGCACATGCCGGAGATGCAGAAGGGGCTGGACGCCCTGCGCAAGGCCGCGGGCAAGCGCACCTTCGCGTCCGTGCTGAAGAAGGTGTTCCCCAAGCTGCCGTCCATCTCCATCGACTACGGCGTCATGGAGAAGGCCTCCAACATCGCCGTGATTCCCGGCGACTTCGGCTGGTCCGACGTGGGCTCCTTCGCCGCGATTCCCGAGGTGCGCCCCGCGGATGCCAACGGCAACGTGGTGTCCGGTGACGCCGCGGTGGTGGTGGACTGCAAGAACTGCGTGGTGCTCGCCGACAAGCGCCCGCTGGCCGTCGTGGGCCTCACCGACGTGGTGGTGGTGGACTCCGGCGACGCCGTCCTCGTGGTGCCCAAGGACAAGAGCCAGGACGTGCGCAAGGTCGTCGAGGCCCTCAAGGCCCGCAAGCTGACGAAGTACGTGTAGTGCCCCGAGCGACTCCCCACGCCTCGCGCTTCACGGCGCGGGCGTGTGGAGGACCTCGACCTCGTCGAGCTGTGCGCCGTCGAAGAGCTTCCTCAGCGCACGCGCCGCCTTCTCCTCCGAGACGTGCCAGCGGACGCGCGCGCCCGTGGCCAGCGCCGCCTGCTGCTGCCGCCGCGCCCCCTCGACGAGCGCCTTCGCGCCCCACCGCGCGAACCAGGGCTTCGGCGTGAAGTCGTCGTTGAAGCGACTGGCGAAGCCCGGCCCCCGTGCCTCCAGCAGCGCGCCCTCCGCGACACCATCGAACCGCGTGGCGTCCTTCCGCCCCGGCTCGCCCAGCCAGTACGCCTCGCTCGCGGAGTGTCCGGACACGTGCTCCTGGTAGCGCGCCGCGCGCGGGGACAGCAGCTCGCGCGACGGTCCCCACCGTCCGGGGCCGCCCACCGGCTCGGGCCGACGGCGGGGCTCCGACAGGGACGCTTCCAGATGCAGGACGGCGGCCGCGCCCGGGCCTTCGCCCAGCACGGTGACGGCGCGGCCCACCGGCACCGCGACGCGCTCCACCACCAGCGTGCCGTCCTCCGCGAGCGACACCACCGGCACGCGGTGCGCCTCCCAACCCCGGCCCAGCGCCGCCAGCGTGCGCGGGGTGCCCACCACCGTGCCCCAGGTGGACAGCAGCGCGGCGCTCAGCTTCGACAGCTCGCGGACCTGCTCTCCGCGCGTCAGCTTCCGGAAGCGCTCCAGATACGCGGGCGAGGACGTGACGAGCATGGCGAGCCCCTCGGGGAGCTGGGCCAGCGCGGACAGGCTGTCTCCCGGCTGCGTGAGGAGCTGCCCCAGCGCGAGCACCAGCTCGATGAAGGTCTCCTCCGCGCCGTCCTGGGCCACGGCGTCGTCGCGCACCTCCGCCAGCACCGGGCTGTCCCAGCCTCGCTGGAGCGCGGCGTCCACGGGCCGCCACACGCCCGTGGCTCCCGAGTAGAGCGCGCCCACCACGAAGCCTCCCGCGCGGAAGGAACCCTCCCTCCACTGCACCTCGCCCACGCGCTGGCGCGCCGCCCCCGTGAGGGCCATGGCCAGGGTGCCATCCGGACGCAACACCGCGAGGCGCTCGTAGCGCTTCACGCGCTCCAGCAACTCCGCGCGCGACACCTCCTCGTCACCCTCCACCACCTCGCGCAACAGCCGCGAGGCGACGAGCCGCGGGCCGAAGCCCGCCACCGTGACGGGCTGCTCCAGCAGCGCGCCGAACAGGGCCGACGCGTCCTCGGGCGACAGCGGCGCCGTGTCGGGCAGCCGCTCGTGCGCGAGGGGCAGCCCGGCCCGCTGCAGCACCTGCACGAGTGCATCGCCGCGCACCAGCTTCTGCTTCACGGTGCTCGCGGCCAGGCCCGCCCGGGCCGCGGCGTCGCCACCTTCGGCGGTCGCTGGCTCCTCCGTCGGCGTGAAGGCGGGCGGCGACGCGGAGCGGTAGCGCAACGCGCTGCTGTCCATTTCGCTCAGCGGCATCTCCTTCAGGTTCCAGGTGCCGCAGCCGGTGACGGCCAGGAGCGGGATGAGCAGGGTGTGGGACCGGCCGCCAGGCTTGTGGGTGCTACAGCCGCGACGGCCGGGGGGACTGACGAACATGGGGGACCTCCCGTCAGTACCGGAGTAGCAGGCGGGGGTGACAGCCCTCGGAAGCGCCGGCATGGCGCCGATGTACGCGGGAGAATCTTCGCGGGCACCCCTGGAAGATTTACGGGTGCGTTCGGACCCGCACACCGGCGCTTCTCGCTCTCTCGGGAGGTTGTCCTGTCCATTCGTGGACGAAGGGGGGCTGCACGAAGGTTGCAGAGCCGACGCCGCCCGCCCCGCTTTCCGGGGCGCAACGAGGGTGGCTTCGATGGCATGCAAGCACTGCGCGGTGGCTCATCCGTCCGGGACTCCCTGCCCGGCCGAGCAGGCCACCTCCACCACGTCCGCGGAGGTGTCTCTGGAAGGGCAGCGGCACGGGCCGCTCGTCCTGAAGCGCCGGCTGGGCGCCGGGGCCCTGGGCACGGTGTACCTCGCCGAGCACCTCCCCAGCGCGCACCGCTTCGCCGTGAAGGTGCTGCACCCGCACCTGGCCGCGCGGCCCGCCATGCGCACCCGCTTCTACGCGGAGGCCCGCGCCCTGCGCGAGCTGACGCACCGCCATGTGGCCCGCGTGCTCGACGCGCGCCCCGGCCCCGGCGGTCTGCCGTGCCTCCTCATGGAGCATGCGAATGGCGAGCCCTTCTCGCGCCTGCCCATGCCGCTGGCGCCGGTGGAGGCCGTGGAGTTGCTCGCCCAGGCGCTGGAGGGCGTGGAGGCCGCGCACGCGCGCGGGCTGGTGCACTGTGATTTGTCCGCCGACAACCTCGTCCTCACCCGCGACAAGCGCGGCGAGCGGCGGGTGAAGGTGCTCGACTTCGGCGCCAGCGCCATCCTCAGCGCCAGCCTCTCCCGGGAGGAGCGCGCGTGCGGCATGGTGGTGGGCTCGCCCGCGTTCATCGCGCCCGAGCAGTGGTCCGGCGAGGCCGTGGATGGTCGCGCGGACCTGTACGCGCTGGGCGTGGTGGGCTACCTGCTCGTCACCGGGCGCCTGCCCTTCGGCTTCGGCCGCGTGGGCGAGCTGACCCCGCCGCAGCCGCACCTGCTCAACCCCGGCGTGCCGACCGCGCTGTCCGCGGTGCTGCTGCGCGCCCTGGCCCAGCGCCCCGACGAGCGCTTCCCGGATGCCCGCGCCTTCCGCGCCGCGCTCGCGAGCTGCCTGACGTCCGAGGCCGAGCCGCGCTCTCCGTTCGCCGACGAAGAGGAGCCGCTCGCCGACATCGAGGTCGTCGTGGACGAGCTGGCGGAGGGCCTGCCCGCCGGGGTGTCCGCGCCGTTCCCGAACACGGGCGTGCCGTGGGACATCCTCCCGCATCCCATTCCCCTGCTGGCCTCCATGGCGGCCCCGGGAATGAATGCCAGCATCTCCATCTTCGGGCAGCCGGTGCCCGCGGATGGCGCCACGCCGCTGCACCTGGCGCTGCGCGAGGCCGCGCATGGCGCCGCGCGGGTGCTGGAGGTCTCCGCGCCGTGTGTCCCCGCGCCCGCCGGGCTGCGCGTGCGCGTGGGGCTGGACGCCGCGTCGGGGCTGGTCTCCGTGGACGCCGGTGACGTGACGACGGATGGCTTCTTCGCCGCGTCGCTGGGGACGCTGCCGCCGCTCGCCGCGCGGGTGCCGGTGGAGCTGACCTTCGCCGGGCGCACGGTGGTGTGCGAGTGCGACGTCGTCCGTCACGTCACCCAGGACGAGGCCCGCATCTGGAACGTGGCCGCCGGCATCTTCGTCCAGTACGCCGAGCGCGGTGAGCCGCTGCTCCAGTTGCTGGCGCAGGCGCTCGCGAGCGCGCAGCGGCCCGCCCCACTCCGTCCGGACGCCGAGCTTGCCCGCCTGTTGTCTCGCGCCGCGGGCGTGGCGAAGGACCCGTACGCCCTGCTGGGCGCACTGCCGCACGCGGACTTCGACGAGGTGCGCCGCCGCGCCAGCGCCGCGCTGCGCCGCCTGGATGGCTTCCGCCAGCGCAAGCTGCCCGTGGAGCAGCGCCGCGCGCTGGAGTCGCTGCGCCAGCGCGTGGAGGCCGCCCGCCGCACCCTGGGCGAGCCGCTGAACCGCGCGGGCTTCGATGCCGTCCGGCGCAACCTCGCCGGGCTCGCGCGTTGCGTCGACGCGGGCCTCACCGACGAGGCCGTCGAGCCGCTGCGCCGCGCCTGGCTGGCCGCCCGTCCCGAAGCGGAGGCCCGCGCGCGCACCCTCTTCACCCAGGGCCACGCGATGGAGGCACAGCGCGCCCTGCGCGCCGCGCTCTCGCGCTACTCCGAGGCGCTCGCCCTGGACCCGCTCAACGTCTCCTGGCTGCGCCACTACCGGGAGCTGCGGCGCGGTGTGGCGTCCGTGACTCCTTCCCTGCCCTCGGGGGCGCTTGCCTGAGCGGGCCGCCGCCCGCGTCGGGGCAAAGCCTTTCCCTCTGGAGTCCCCGTGCTTCGCCTTTGCTGGCAAGACGCGGGCCAACATCCCTGGCGTGCGACTTGCTCTCACATCCAGGCGACATGAAACGCTTTGCCCTCCTTGCTGGATTGATGCTGCTGCTGGGCGCGTGTGGAAGCGCGTCCTCGAATCCTCCAACGCCAGACACTCCGCCGGACGACTCGGGCCGGGACGAGCGGCCCGGGTCTGATTCAGGCACTCCCGATGCGGGGGCCCCGGACGCCGGCACCTCCGGTGAGGACGCGGGGAGGGATGCGGGGACGGCCGACTCGGGCACGCCGGACTCCGGCACCCCCGACTCCGGCACTCCGGACGCGGGCCCCACGAAGCCGCTGCCGCCGGACTGGCCGGCCCTGCAGACCTCCATCCCCGAGTACCGGCTCACCGTGGCGCCAGAGCATCTCCAGGCGCTGAACGACAACATCGAGAACCGGGACTACGAGGTGCCGGCCTCCTTCGCGGCGGACGGGCGCACGTATGCGGTGGACCTGAGCTACCGCGGCCGCTCCACCCGCTACGAGGTGAAGAAGCCCTGGCAGGTGCACTTCGACAAGGCGGACCGCTTCCAGGGCGTGAAGCGCATCGAGTTGCTCGCCGCGTACAAGGACGGCGGCTACCTCACGGAGAAGCTCTGGTACGACACCGCGGCCAGCGTGGGCCTGGAGGTGCCCCGCGTCCGGTACGTCCACCTCTACCTCAATGGCCGGTACGAGGGCGTCTACGTGGAGGTGGAGTCCATCACCAAGGACTTCCTCGCGGCGCACGGCCTGGACGACGACGGCGACATCT contains these protein-coding regions:
- a CDS encoding mannose-1-phosphate guanylyltransferase; amino-acid sequence: MALYPVIMAGGSGTRFWPLSRQARPKQFLPLASKQPLITDTSARLKGLASVKDTFIVCGPLHAKAAAKLVKGLPKANLLVEPVARNTAPAVALAAVQVAARNPKGVMVVLPSDHHVADVPGFKRTLAEAAKLAEAGHIVTLGIKPAHPETGYGYIQVGEALEGGGRKVQAFKEKPDLETAKGYLASGDYLWNGGIFLFRADVILEAFAKHMPEMQKGLDALRKAAGKRTFASVLKKVFPKLPSISIDYGVMEKASNIAVIPGDFGWSDVGSFAAIPEVRPADANGNVVSGDAAVVVDCKNCVVLADKRPLAVVGLTDVVVVDSGDAVLVVPKDKSQDVRKVVEALKARKLTKYV
- a CDS encoding Tox-REase-5 domain-containing protein, giving the protein MFVSPPGRRGCSTHKPGGRSHTLLIPLLAVTGCGTWNLKEMPLSEMDSSALRYRSASPPAFTPTEEPATAEGGDAAARAGLAASTVKQKLVRGDALVQVLQRAGLPLAHERLPDTAPLSPEDASALFGALLEQPVTVAGFGPRLVASRLLREVVEGDEEVSRAELLERVKRYERLAVLRPDGTLAMALTGAARQRVGEVQWREGSFRAGGFVVGALYSGATGVWRPVDAALQRGWDSPVLAEVRDDAVAQDGAEETFIELVLALGQLLTQPGDSLSALAQLPEGLAMLVTSSPAYLERFRKLTRGEQVRELSKLSAALLSTWGTVVGTPRTLAALGRGWEAHRVPVVSLAEDGTLVVERVAVPVGRAVTVLGEGPGAAAVLHLEASLSEPRRRPEPVGGPGRWGPSRELLSPRAARYQEHVSGHSASEAYWLGEPGRKDATRFDGVAEGALLEARGPGFASRFNDDFTPKPWFARWGAKALVEGARRQQQAALATGARVRWHVSEEKAARALRKLFDGAQLDEVEVLHTPAP
- a CDS encoding serine/threonine-protein kinase, whose amino-acid sequence is MACKHCAVAHPSGTPCPAEQATSTTSAEVSLEGQRHGPLVLKRRLGAGALGTVYLAEHLPSAHRFAVKVLHPHLAARPAMRTRFYAEARALRELTHRHVARVLDARPGPGGLPCLLMEHANGEPFSRLPMPLAPVEAVELLAQALEGVEAAHARGLVHCDLSADNLVLTRDKRGERRVKVLDFGASAILSASLSREERACGMVVGSPAFIAPEQWSGEAVDGRADLYALGVVGYLLVTGRLPFGFGRVGELTPPQPHLLNPGVPTALSAVLLRALAQRPDERFPDARAFRAALASCLTSEAEPRSPFADEEEPLADIEVVVDELAEGLPAGVSAPFPNTGVPWDILPHPIPLLASMAAPGMNASISIFGQPVPADGATPLHLALREAAHGAARVLEVSAPCVPAPAGLRVRVGLDAASGLVSVDAGDVTTDGFFAASLGTLPPLAARVPVELTFAGRTVVCECDVVRHVTQDEARIWNVAAGIFVQYAERGEPLLQLLAQALASAQRPAPLRPDAELARLLSRAAGVAKDPYALLGALPHADFDEVRRRASAALRRLDGFRQRKLPVEQRRALESLRQRVEAARRTLGEPLNRAGFDAVRRNLAGLARCVDAGLTDEAVEPLRRAWLAARPEAEARARTLFTQGHAMEAQRALRAALSRYSEALALDPLNVSWLRHYRELRRGVASVTPSLPSGALA